The genomic interval GACACGGCAATGCAGCATTTAGACAGATCTGCTAAATGTCAGCAAACTGCTTGTGAACGCAATCCCAATTTGCTTTGGAATTAGCACTCAGCTTGCAGTGGCAGCTCAAATTATTTAGACAATTCATTGCCcgctgatctttttttttttttttccctctctctctttctctgcaccccccccccctccaaaaaaaagaAGCTGTTCTCTTGATTTGGGATGAGAGTAGATGCGTCCCAGACATGCCTCAGAGCCTTGCAGGCGTCACTTCTCTGCTCTGACACGCTAAAGCTAAAGGTTTGTGACAgcagcacatacacacacacacacacacactcacacacacacacacacacactgctcttTTCTACTTGCATGCTTCTCTGCAACATTGCAGGGGAAGACAAGAGAACGGGCTTAAGTGCAGGCATACCTTTTCATAGGCTGCGATTTGACAAGGAAAATAAACTTCCAGGTGGGCTCTGTGCACAATTCTAACACAGGTTTACTCTAACGAACCCTGGAAGCTTCCTGCGTTTTGCAGCAAAAAAACATCTTTACGCTTACAAAAAATGAGATAGTTGGGTTACACCTGTTGAACGTGATGGTTTGGATTAAGGCAATAATCAAATTAAAGGTGAAAATAACTCTTAAAAATGAAAATTTGATTCTAAATACTGATGTAGGATCATTATTTAGTGTGggattatttaatgtatttaatgtgtgggattttcataaaaaaactattgctatatatatatatatatatatatatatatatatatatatatatatatatatatatatatatatatatatatatatatatatatatatatagtcgatgtTTCGGTGGTTTATCCgtaatacagtgctcaataccggggtagagcggaatgtacgttaggtcaggaaaaaacacagaggctatatcatccctacaagcctgtttcgcaggtttccccagGTTTGTATTCTATGAaatgaatacaaattaaaaatcaataaagggaaacctgcgaaacaggcttgttgggatgatatagcctctgtgttttttcctgacctaacgtatatatatatatatatatatatatatatatatatatatatatatatatatatatatatatatatatatatatatatatatatatatatatatatatatatatatatatatatatatatatatatataatggatagatgtatggatgtatggatttatgcagtatatatatatatatatatgtttttgttttgtttgtttgtttgtttgttttaaccccagataaataaataaaaaatgcttaaaatatacatccatccatccattttctaacacttgtcccgtacggtgtcgcggggggtgctggagcctatctcagctacaatcgggcggaaggcggggtacaccctggacaagtcgccacctcatcgcagggccaacacagatagacagacaacattcacactcacattcacacactagggccaatttagtgttgtcaatcaacctatccccaggtgcatgtctttgcagAAGaggattaatccatccatccatccattttctactgtctgTAAACTGGATGAAGGATGAATGCcgtttttgcaaataaaaaaaacaaagattgCCATGCACGTATACATTTTGTCACATCAAATTAAATTCCAATTTCAGTAGATTTGCAGTGACATACATGCACAATAAACAATATTGTTTCAGGAGATACAGTATGGAAGGCctttgcacattttttttctcatgtAAGAAACAAATGAATATGCTTTTTGATTGGAAATTAAATACAAATTGGATAGACGCTAGTTAGCAAATATTTTTGCTTTGAACAGTTTTATTTGTGAACATTAAATAAGTCCTTCATGAAGTTTTGAATCAAGTCATCGTCACATCCCAGGAATATTCCAAATAGTTTGGCCTTTTTTGCACTTGTTTTTCTCCCTTATAAAAAAAGACATGAATAAACCAGCTTTTGGAGAGGCTGCCATGCtaatcattaattattattattatcattaattaaGTGTGTCTTTCCTCCATggaaaaatgataaataatagtATAGAAGAAATGTTTATATTGAACAGCAACAATACTTACAGCACACATACAAACAAGGAATGTGACAGTTGTACAAACACAAGGGCCCCTCCTTTATGTTCTATACACAGGAGAGATATTCATCATCAATAACCATCATCATATCTGATGCCTTCACAGGAGTGCCAACTATATATTGGTATCAAATCTAGCAGACTACATAGTGTCCGGTATATAGGAGATAACATAGACATCACCTCTGCATGTgcctatatatattaaataaataaattaaatactactcataataataataataaaaataatattaataataataataataacacatgcGCCGTCTtttctggaacattttaaggatgcTGTCAGAaacacatgatttaaaaaaaagaattaaatatTTGCAATATAAGAAACTTTGTACATGTGTTATAAAGTGATGCGTCATCTATTACAATAATATACAGTGTACAATTTTGCACATGGTCGCATATAAgtggaattatatatatatatatatatatatatatatatatatatatatatatatatatatatatatatatatatatatatatatatatattacatttgatGCGGTGATGAAGAAAATAAAACACCTCCCTTGATAAATAATAAGTTAAcaaaaattgttgttgtttttttccaatgttgatatatttatatgtatataatgtggaAGAAGTTCTCGTCCCGTGTCGGCCCCACTCAGAACGGGAGCGTGTCGAGGAAGAGTTTGTCAATGATGGCGGGCGGAGGCACTATGTCTTCGAGTTTGAGGTAAAAGATGCGCTGCAGACCTTGCGTGCACAGCGTGCGCAGTTCGGGCAGCTTGCCCAGGAGTTTGGACAAATAGTTCGGTCGGCTCAGGCCGCCGCTGGTGAAAGTCACTTGGTCTTTCAGGCAGTTGATGATCTTGTTCTGCAGCTCCTCCACGCGTTTGGGCTCCCTCAGGCCGTGTCTCTCTGCAACGTTTGCAAAACGTGCAGGATTATTATCACCCATGTCACCATGCATACTTTCAATATGACCAACATTTATATTGAGCGCTAATATTATTAATATGCATGTGCAGAACATACCATATATTgtgcattattgttattatgtgaCCATGCATTGAAATGCATGTGACCATATTTAATATTGCGCAttaatattatcatactttcgaGTGTGCATGATTGTTGTCATCATACGTGCAAAATTACCttgcatgtattattattattattattattattattattattattattattattattatcattatcatgcaTGTGCAAAATTAccttatatgtattattattatgatcatgcaTGTGTTGGAACACCTTCTATTGCGCATTGTAAAACCATGACCACACTTTATATCGTGCATTATCACACTGGTGACAATACTtcatattgtgtattattattattattattattattattattatcgtgcACGTGACCATGCATGTTTTGGTGCAATATTACCGTCATCGTGCATTGGACAATATTTGATAAAGTGCATCATTGTGATTATGCGTGTGCAGAAATACCTCCTATTGCGCATTATAGAACCATGACCACACTGTATATCGTGCATTATCATACTTCATATtgcgtattgttattattattatcgtggACGTGACCATGCATGCATTTGGTGAGATATTACCGTCATCGTGCATTGGACGATATTTGATAAAGTGCATTGTTATGATACAAAACGTGCATATTGCGCATTATAGTGCCATCATATATGTGACCATATTTTATATTGTGCATTATCATACTTGTGACAATATTTTACATTgtggctattattattattatcgtgcACGTGACCATGCatactttttgtgtgtgcaatATTACCGTCATCGTACATTGGACAATATTTGATCAAGTGCATTAATTAAAGTACATTATTGTGATTATGCATGGGCAAAAAAATACCTTATATTGTGCATTAATATGATCACTTGTGACCATCACTTGGACAATATTTGATAAAGTGCATTGTGGTGATTATGCATGTGCAGAAATACCTTATATTGCGCATTATAATACCATCATATAGGTGACCATGCTGTATATTGTGCATTATCACACTTGTGacaatactttatattgtgtattattattattattattattattattatttttattattattatcgtgcACATGACCATGCATGCTTTGTTTGTGCAATATTACCGTCATAGTACATTGGACAATATTTGATCAAGTGCATTATAGTGCATAAATACCTTATAGTGTGCATTAATATCATCACTTGTGACCATACTTTAAATTGTGCAATATTACTATCATACGTGTGACAATACTTAATATTGCACATTACAATTATACTTCAGACACATATTGTGCATCATTATGCATTCATACTTTATATTGTGCATAAATGTGCATAAGTTGTATTGCACGTTGTCATTATTCCACACTCCACATTGCACATTGTTATTGCTTCAGAAAATATGTTGTGCATCATTACTGTACGTTCATGCAATCATACTTTATAGTGTGCATACATGTGACAATAAGTTGTATTGCAATCATACTTTATATTGTGCATAAATGTGCAAAAGTTGTATTGCACATTGTCATTATTCCACACTTCATATTGCacattattattttacatgtGTGACTATGCTTCAGACACATGTTGTGCATCATTACTGCACGTTCATGCAATCATACTTTATACTGTGCATACATGTGACAATAAGTTTTATTGCACGTAGTCATTATTCCACACTCCATATTGCGCattattattttacatatgtGACCATACTTTATATTGTGCACTATTGTAACATGTAACCATAACATTATCATGTTCACCTTTACTAATTGTTACCATGCCTGATGAGATGATAATTTGCACACATTGTGCACCGCATTAACGTCCTTTATTTACAAATTGCGCATTGCTATCCAGGTTGACCACGCTGTGCGTCGTGCGTAAATATGACGCATCCATACCTGTGACCATGGCGAGCGCGGCGATGCAGGAGAAGGCAGATATGTCAATGTTCATGCCCTGCAAGTTGGAAGAAAACTCCACGATGGCGTCCACCCACTCGCCGAATCCACGCACGCACTGCAGCCTGTGCAGCACGACGCCGTTGCAGAAAATTAATTTCCCCTCCACCGGGTTGGACCTGCAATTAGAACCCCTTTTTAATGACGCGATAAAGGAGACGGCACTTTCTAATTGCTATTAATAACAAATCATCGTCGTGACGCGGTGGGGCGTGAAGGGTGGACGTTACCGTACCGGTACGCGAGCCTCAGGACGAAGAGCTCCAGGAAGGCGGACTCGAACAGGAGGTCCTGGTCCTGCTTGGGCAGCTCGCAGAAACCCGGGATCTTTTCCGCCCACCCGCGGATGATCTCCATGGATCCCGTCAGCAGGTCGTAGAACTGCTGGATGTGCTGCGTGTTGTCGCCGCTCATGTGGTAGTCCGGGTTGGCCTGGAACTGGAATTCAATCACGGCCGCGcttaatgaaaaaaaaccctTCAAAATATATAAGCCGTGAAATTGCAACGTCGGgccattaaaacttttttttttttttattaaattcttCACTTGGACGTAAATTACCGGCCATGTACAGTTCATTATGTGGAATAAATGCCGGACTCACTCTGGAGTAGTCCAGTGCCGACATGGACGGGTTGGAGTCCACATGGGCCCGAACCAGGGCGCTGATGAGGCTGACAGGTGGGGACGGGGGCGAGGGCTCCTGGGGGCTTTTAGGCTTGGACGGCAGACGTCCTCTTCGACCTTTCAGATTATCCGTCCtcaccactaaaaaaaaaaaaaaaaaaaaaaaaaaaaaaacacgcaaagttaactttttttgtgtgaaatGCGCAACAAAGCGCAAAAAGTGCGCGCGGGGCCTTACCTTCTCGCACCATCCCCACCACCAGGCACTTCTGGAACCTGCAGAACTGGCACCGGTTCCTCCGGCGTTTGTCCACAGGACAGTTTTTATTCGCCAAGCAGACGTACTTGGCGTTTTTCTGCACGGTGCGCTGCAGGAGGGGAAATTAagaggcaaaaaaagaaaaaaaagaagtgaaattCGAGGCCTGGAAGCAGACACCTCAttgcatattcatacattgtgatacatgaaaaaatcctgactttggagcaatgttcacagactctagtatatttggctttctattagatgcaatggttttccatattgggaccatgatttcggtcttaacttgttcacacctcctcatatggaaggtacttttccttgttgacgtctcaagaagggtagaaatttaagtacacacacgtatacactgcaaaaaaagagtatatatatatatatatatatatatatatatatatatatatatatatatatatatatatatatatatatatatatatatatatatatatatacatacatacatacatacatatgtacatacatatatacatatgtacatacatatatacatatatatatatatatatatatatatatatatatatatatatatatatatatat from Entelurus aequoreus isolate RoL-2023_Sb linkage group LG14, RoL_Eaeq_v1.1, whole genome shotgun sequence carries:
- the nr4a2a gene encoding nuclear receptor subfamily 4 group A member 2a, translating into MPCVQAQYGSSPQGASPASQSYSYHSAGEYSCDFLTPEFVKFSMDLTNTEITATTSLPSFSTFMDNYNAGYDVKPPCLYQVPHAGDQSSIKVEDVQMHAYHHHHHHHHHQQGHLPAQSDDMMPHAGPVYFKPASPHAPNTPNFQVQPGSMWEDPGSLHSFHHNYMMEQQRKNPAVSRLSLFSFKQSPPGTPVSSCQMRFDGPLHVSMSHDGPAAAAAQSFAVPSALRKQAGLAFPHSLQLGHAHPLADSQAPSPPSRGSPSNEGLCAVCGDNAACQHYGVRTCEGCKGFFKRTVQKNAKYVCLANKNCPVDKRRRNRCQFCRFQKCLVVGMVREVVRTDNLKGRRGRLPSKPKSPQEPSPPSPPVSLISALVRAHVDSNPSMSALDYSRFQANPDYHMSGDNTQHIQQFYDLLTGSMEIIRGWAEKIPGFCELPKQDQDLLFESAFLELFVLRLAYRSNPVEGKLIFCNGVVLHRLQCVRGFGEWVDAIVEFSSNLQGMNIDISAFSCIAALAMVTERHGLREPKRVEELQNKIINCLKDQVTFTSGGLSRPNYLSKLLGKLPELRTLCTQGLQRIFYLKLEDIVPPPAIIDKLFLDTLPF